From the genome of Anopheles funestus chromosome 2RL, idAnoFuneDA-416_04, whole genome shotgun sequence:
TAGTCCAGTTTTGCGTGATTCCAGAATATGAGACTTTTGTGGCTTGTCAGCTTCCATACTTTCCTCGTTGCTTTTCCAGTAAACGTTTGAGATGGATGCCAGGCACTGGACATGAAAGAAGCACAACagttaaacattttatgaatttatttttcctcttaAAAGCTCACTAATTTTCAATAGACATACCTTTAGTTTTAGATCTCCTCGACGAAAATGTTTAGGTTTGATGCGAAATTCCAACCCTAGTATAGAGGTTTGTAGATGGCCAGGTGCGAGGGAAACTATTGTTGGATACTGCCGAACATAAGACGGATCGGCTAATTCACTGTTAATGTACCACTTGAGCTGAACGGGGGGATTTGATCGGCCCGAGGTACAATTAACTCTTACTTGATCACCTATTTGATATCGTAAACTTGTTCCTGATATTACAGGATCCGAATCCGGTAGTACTGTGAAGAAAGAGAACGATTAGAAATTGTGAGTGACTCAACGATCGAGAACATTGGGCAAACTAATTTAACTCACCGACCACCATCATCTCACTGTTATTGGCGACCGTCTGAAAGGAAGGTCCTTCTGCTGATGCTTCACAGCGATATTTGCCGCTAGAGAATAAGTTTAGAGACTCTAACATAACGTGACTGTTGGTGGAATTATGGATCTAGAATCAAGAAGGGAAAAATCGATTTACTTAATACGATTAAGATGGTAGCTGAAGGACAGACAACTTTTCGCAACACGTACATTCACCGTAATACCTTCGACTGGAAAGGTCTGCTGTGGAGGATCATCTCGAGGCACGTAACGATAAAACTCGCTACCATCCTTGTACC
Proteins encoded in this window:
- the LOC125762836 gene encoding uncharacterized protein LOC125762836, which gives rise to MCFTATSTRKHEMLILWILFLVSIVQDCALAIKLTEIRVPKHAILGQTVKLECLYDMDGEALYSVKWYKDGSEFYRYVPRDDPPQQTFPVEGITVNIHNSTNSHVMLESLNLFSSGKYRCEASAEGPSFQTVANNSEMMVVVLPDSDPVISGTSLRYQIGDQVRVNCTSGRSNPPVQLKWYINSELADPSYVRQYPTIVSLAPGHLQTSILGLEFRIKPKHFRRGDLKLKCLASISNVYWKSNEESMEADKPQKSHILESRKTGLLETTRADRVHASNRVSKLEMNQNFSLCVAVLYSLLYGASLWIAER